A genomic window from Xyrauchen texanus isolate HMW12.3.18 chromosome 15, RBS_HiC_50CHRs, whole genome shotgun sequence includes:
- the LOC127655943 gene encoding ammonium transporter Rh type B gives MSGSSTSMRLRLPLICIILEVILIILFGTLVEYNDDTDAKHWNENGKHNESQHENEFYYRYPSFQDVHVMIFIGFGFLMTFLQRYGFSSVGFNFLVAAFSLQWATLMQGFVHGLHHGKIHVGVTSMINADFCTGSVLISFGAVLGKTSPVQLLVMAIFEVTLFAINEHILIAILGANDAGGSMTIHTFGAYFGLVVTRVLYRPNLDKSKHRNSSVYHSDLFAMIGTIYLWMFWPSFNSAITNYGDPQHRTAMNTYYSLASCTLATFAFSALVNPEGKLDMVHIQNAALAGGVAVGTAGEMMLTAFGSMIVGFLAGTISVLGYKYLTPVLEEKLKIQDTCGVHNLHGMPGVLGAVVGAVTAAVASKDVYGDGLNRVFGASESNDWTPAFHGGRQAISLAVTLGMALIGGLITGFILKLPIYGAPPDTHCFEDAVYWEVPGEEESHNELTEVSTPNEMEKLNS, from the exons ATGAGTGGCTCTTCAACTAGCATGAGGCTGCGGCTGCCACTGATATGCATTATCTTAGAggtcatcctcatcatcctcTTTGGAACGCTGGTGGAGTATAACGATGACACCGATGCCAAGCACTGGAATGAAAATGGAAAACATAACGAATCTCAACACGAAAATGAGTTCTACTATCGTTATCCCA GTTTCCAGGATGTACATGTGATGATCTTCATCGGTTTTGGGTTCTTGATGACGTTTCTTCAGCGTTATGGATTCAGTAGTGTCGGATTTAACTTCCTCGTCGCAGCCTTTTCCCTTCAGTGGGCCACACTTATGCAGGGCTTTGTACACGGCTTGCACCATGGCAAGATCCACGTTGGGGTTACAAG TATGATAAATGCAGACTTCTGCACTGGTTCTGTGCTGATTTCTTTTGGTGCCGTTTTGGGGAAGACAAGTCCCGTGCAACTGCTTGTTATGGCCATTTTCGAGGTGACATTGTTCGCTATCAATGAGCACATCCTGATTGCTATCCTTGGG GCTAATGACGCTGGTGGGTCCATGaccatccatacatttggtgcaTACTTTGGCCTGGTGGTGACCCGTGTACTGTATAGGCCCAACCTGGATAAGAGCAAACACAGGAACTCATCAGTCTACCACTCTGACCTCTTTGCCATGATTG GTACCATTTACCTGTGGATGTTCTGGCCCAGCTTCAACTCAGCCATTACTAATTATGGGGACCCACAGCACAGAACTGCCATGAACACTTACTACTCTCTGGCTTCATGCACACTTGCTACATTTGCCTTCTCTGCCCTAGTCAACCCAGAGGGCAAATTGGACATG GTGCACATCCAGAATGCTGCTCTGGCAGGTGGTGTTGCTGTAGGAACAGCTGGAGAGATGATGCTGACTGCATTTGGCTCCATGATCGTGGGATTCCTGGCTGGAACTATCTCAGTACTAGGATACAAATACCTCACG CCGGTTTTGGAGGAGAAACTGAAGATTCAGGACACGTGTGGCGTTCACAACCTTCATGGAATGCCGGGGGTTCTTGGAGCTGTGGTTGGTGCCGTCACTGCTGCTGTTGCATCCAAGGATGTGTATGGAGATGG ATTGAATAGAGTGTTCGGCGCAAGTGAATCTAATGACTGGACTCCAGCTTTCCATGGTGGGAGGCAGGCTATATCTCTGGCTGTCACACTAGGAATGGCTCTCATTGGTGGGCTAATAACAG GATTCATTTTGAAGCTACCGATCTATGGTGCACCTCCAGATACACACTGCTTTGAGGATGCAGTCTACTGGGAG GTACCGGGGGAGGAGGAAAGTCACAATGAGCTCACTGAAGTGAGCACACCAAACGAAATGGAAAAACTCAACAGCTAA